The candidate division KSB1 bacterium nucleotide sequence CGGCGTTGCCGACACCGTCGAAGTCGTGGATTCGCTGGCGTACTCGTTTCGGCATCCATTTCGCTTGAGCTACAAGGGCGCGACCAAAATCGACACGCTCACACTCGCCTGGCGCAGGAATCCGCCCGATGGAACTTACATGATTCCGGTGGAGATTGATGGTATTCCGGTGGCGCATTTTGCCGCCAGAAAATTTTCCGTCGAGATCGATCGCGCCAAGCGCGTTGGTCTGCTTACCGGCCTGAAAAACAGCCCGACCGCTGAGGCCTTGCGCCGGTTGAATATGAATTTTGCCCTCGTCAAACCGGACCAAAGCTTTATGCAACAGATTGAGCCGCTCAGCGTCCTCGTTATTGATCGCCGCGCCTTGACGCTACGGCCGGAGATTGCGGCGCGGCGTGACGAGTTGCAACGTTTTGTCGAATCCGGCGGACATTTAATCGTGTTGGCGCAAGACGCGGAAAAATGGAATGCGCAACCGTTGTGGGAAGGCATGCGTTTGACGGCGGTGTCGACACTGGAACCGGCGACGCCGGTTCAAATCGACGCGGCAGGCGCGATTGGCAACCAACCGAATCATCTCACACCGGAAGATTGGCAGAACTGGCTGTTCTTGCGCGGATACAATGCGATTGCTGTCGGTGAGGCGGCCGTCGTTCCGCTCCGCTCCGCTGTGGATGGCAGTCCCCTCATCGTCACGGCGGCAGCCGGCCAAGGCAAACGGACTTATGTTGACCTCGCCTTAAACCCGCAACTGATGAACGTTCATGCCGGAGCGTTTCGGCTGCTGGCGAATTTGATTTCATTGTAAAAGCTTTGGGCGCTGGGCGCCAGAAAGCAAAGATTTTAACCGCTGGTTATTCGCACGAGGAGGTCTCCATGTCGCGTTCTCTCACCAGGTCATGGCTTTTGCCGGTTTGTGTTTCAGCCGTTTTGGCGCTCGCCGCCGTGGCGTTGGCGCAACCGGAAATTCGGGTCAGCGGTGTCGTTCGCGATCTCAATACCCATCGTGAGATCAGCGACGTCAATGTCTTCATCAAGGGAACCTCGAAAGGCGCGGTGAGCGATTTTGCCGGCCGCTATGATTTGCGCGTGGCTGCAACCGGTAAAAACGCCGTCGTCGTTTTTCGGCACATTGCCTACGAGCCGCGTGAAATCGGCCTTGATTCGGCGGCGGCAATGCGCTACGTTTATTTGCAGCCGCGCGTCATCACCCTGCGTGGCGTCACCGTCGAAGATGAAAACGCCCGCCGCCTCGAAATCGCCAAGGATTTGCCGCAGGTGGTTTCACTCATCGAGGCAAAAAATTTCGAGATTCGCGGCTACGTGGACGCCGGCGATTTGCTGCGCACCGATCACAGCGTCCAGGTCGAAGAAGAGTTGAGCGGCAAAAAAACCGTCGCCATTCGCGGCGGCAATCCGGACGAAGTCGTGGTGTTGTACAACGGCGTCAAAATGAACAACACCTTTGACAACGTTTTCGATCTGGCGCAGATCGACTTGGAGGACATCGATCGCTTTGAAGTGATCAAAGGCAGCAACACGGCGCTTTATGGCCCGGAGGCGTTTTCCGGTGTCATTAATATTATTCCAAAAGTTCAACACGATTACAGCATACGCTTTCAGCAGCGCGTCGGCACTTACCGCTCCGGCAACTGGGGGCTGCATCTCAACCCCAGTTCGCTGTTTCAAAAGCCTTTGCGCTGGAATGCCTCATACAGTTTCAAACGTGGCGGCACCAAGCGCGACTTTATCGACGCTGAGGAGGGCGATGATAACGGCTTGACCAACAGCTCGCTGCATCACACCGCCAATCTGATTTACAGTTTCTCCGAGGATGAAACCGGCCGGCCCCGCGACGCTTTCAGCGCGATGTATATTCACGCCGCGTTGGAATACGAAAACCGCCGCGACGACGAACGCCTCAACAATTTGAATCAGTTGTTTTCCTTCCGTTATAACGGCGGCATTTCACGCCTCAAAAATTTGGATTTGTCTTTTTCCCTGCGGCAGTTGGATGAAGAGCAGCTTTTGAACGCGGCCAACAACACCGGATTCCTCAATCGTGACATCAACGACCGCGCGCTGTACCTCGACGCCGAAAAAAGCTTCAAGAGCAAGCGGCTGGATTTGCTGCTGGCTTATCAATTTCAACACGCGAAGCTGGATTTTAATGATATTCGGCGCGGTTTTCAGGAAGCCGCGGTTGGTCCGGAGAGCGGCGCGTTGCAGCGGCAGCATCACGGCCTCGTCGCCATTGCCAAATGGCATCATGACAACCCGGCTGATGTTTCTCAAACCGTCGACGTCGATTTCAGCCTGCGCCACGACATTGTCCGAGATGAGCAGGATTTGCTGCTGCGCGCGGCCAGCCCCTCCCGGCTTGTGCAAAGCAACAAGTGGCAGGAAACGATGTTCAAATTTTCCCTGAATTTTTCCGGGTTGCGAAATAATCTTTCTTACAATGCATTTTTAAAATTTGGCACCAACAAAAAATTCCCGACGTTGTTTCAGCAGATCAGCGTGCCGGATGTCGTGGCCAATGTGCGCAATCTGCCCAACCTCAATCCGGAAAAAAATCGCAGCCTGGAAGTTGGTTTGTCACTGACCAGAGAAATCAACCTGCATCCTTCGATTTATGGGTGGGGCTTGTCCGGCAATTTTTTCCAGAATCAGTACGATAATAAATTCCGCGTTTTTGCGACGTACGGCGTGCCGGTGGCGTTTTATGACAATGTGCAGAATGCCCGCATTTCCGGCTTCGAGACCAGGCCGAGCCTTTATTTGTTTCGCAAAAAAATCACCGTTGAGGTGGGATTGTCGCGCTACTACATTTCGGAAAAAGCCGCGTTTCCGTTTAAATCCGATTTGAAGCGGACGTTCAATTTCATCATCGATCACGCTGGTTACTCGTTTCAATTGCATTGGTTCAAGG carries:
- a CDS encoding TonB-dependent receptor, yielding MSRSLTRSWLLPVCVSAVLALAAVALAQPEIRVSGVVRDLNTHREISDVNVFIKGTSKGAVSDFAGRYDLRVAATGKNAVVVFRHIAYEPREIGLDSAAAMRYVYLQPRVITLRGVTVEDENARRLEIAKDLPQVVSLIEAKNFEIRGYVDAGDLLRTDHSVQVEEELSGKKTVAIRGGNPDEVVVLYNGVKMNNTFDNVFDLAQIDLEDIDRFEVIKGSNTALYGPEAFSGVINIIPKVQHDYSIRFQQRVGTYRSGNWGLHLNPSSLFQKPLRWNASYSFKRGGTKRDFIDAEEGDDNGLTNSSLHHTANLIYSFSEDETGRPRDAFSAMYIHAALEYENRRDDERLNNLNQLFSFRYNGGISRLKNLDLSFSLRQLDEEQLLNAANNTGFLNRDINDRALYLDAEKSFKSKRLDLLLAYQFQHAKLDFNDIRRGFQEAAVGPESGALQRQHHGLVAIAKWHHDNPADVSQTVDVDFSLRHDIVRDEQDLLLRAASPSRLVQSNKWQETMFKFSLNFSGLRNNLSYNAFLKFGTNKKFPTLFQQISVPDVVANVRNLPNLNPEKNRSLEVGLSLTREINLHPSIYGWGLSGNFFQNQYDNKFRVFATYGVPVAFYDNVQNARISGFETRPSLYLFRKKITVEVGLSRYYISEKAAFPFKSDLKRTFNFIIDHAGYSFQLHWFKEGEQVGWLRRPNADLTQITANDFGEVALPSYANLDAHLSKTFELGRLKLFLNVSGRNLLNREDLVLQGIALRDRRYYLTVGAQY